A region from the Nostoc sp. HK-01 genome encodes:
- a CDS encoding peptidoglycan glycosyltransferase: MQKSSSRLKFRNSRNQAVSKRQKISRQRLMGNFTPNIQEPVQSSKVRLLVVWAILLAAGLGLAFNLYNLQILQGKKLTQKARNQQMVSLRPFMPRRLVVDRNTNVLAVDRPVYTVYAHPKLFDKSNEEIAQKIAPIIDKDAADLVITFQSRKSGIILMPALPEEVADRVIALRLNGLEFIPKYSRLYPQADVASDVVGYVDLERRGQAGVEYSQEKLLERSVQKVRLMQSGNGELKPDHAPEGFLHADDLKLQLTIDTRLQRAARSALKAQVEKFHAKRGAVIVMDALDGSLLALVSQPTYNPNDYGKAKIDLFKNWTVADLYEPGSTFKPLNVAIALENGVIQPNDTFNDPGYIKVADRVIKNAQHNGYGRINIAQILQNSSNIGMVQIIQKMRPSVYYTWLERLGLGQPLETDLPFGVSGSLKSQPRFISSPIEPATASFGQGFSLTPLQLVQLHGALANGGKLVTPHVVRGLVDSNGKMHYSPTLPTPRQIFSAKTAQQVVEMMETVVSEGTGKPSKIAGYRIGGKTGTAQKASPNGGYIPGARITSFVAVLPVEAPRYVILAIVDEPKGENAYGSTVAAPIVKSVMETLIPLEHLPPQQLNSPAETPR, translated from the coding sequence ATGCAGAAGTCATCCAGTAGATTAAAATTTAGAAATTCTCGGAATCAAGCAGTTTCAAAGCGGCAAAAAATTTCCCGACAAAGGTTAATGGGAAATTTCACTCCCAACATTCAAGAACCTGTACAAAGTAGCAAAGTCAGGCTTTTGGTAGTATGGGCTATTTTATTAGCCGCAGGATTAGGTTTGGCTTTTAACTTATATAATTTACAAATTCTGCAAGGAAAAAAACTAACGCAAAAGGCACGCAATCAACAAATGGTGAGTTTGCGACCTTTTATGCCTCGTCGTTTAGTTGTCGATCGCAATACCAATGTTTTGGCGGTTGATCGTCCTGTATATACTGTTTATGCTCATCCGAAGCTATTTGATAAATCTAATGAAGAAATCGCCCAAAAGATAGCACCTATCATTGATAAAGATGCGGCTGATTTAGTCATAACTTTTCAAAGTCGCAAAAGTGGGATCATTCTGATGCCAGCATTACCCGAAGAAGTTGCCGATCGCGTAATTGCACTACGCTTAAATGGCTTAGAATTTATTCCCAAATACTCCCGTTTATATCCGCAAGCAGATGTTGCATCTGATGTAGTAGGTTATGTTGACCTGGAACGTCGCGGTCAAGCTGGTGTGGAATATAGCCAAGAAAAACTGCTAGAACGTTCTGTGCAGAAGGTACGGTTAATGCAGTCTGGTAACGGCGAGTTAAAGCCAGATCATGCACCAGAAGGTTTTCTCCATGCTGATGACCTGAAATTGCAACTAACTATTGATACACGCTTACAACGGGCTGCTCGCTCGGCGCTAAAAGCACAGGTAGAAAAGTTCCATGCAAAACGTGGAGCCGTAATTGTGATGGATGCGTTAGATGGTTCTTTACTAGCATTAGTATCTCAACCTACATATAACCCAAATGACTATGGCAAAGCGAAAATTGATTTATTCAAAAACTGGACGGTAGCTGATCTTTATGAACCTGGTTCAACTTTTAAACCATTAAATGTGGCGATCGCATTAGAAAATGGTGTGATTCAACCAAATGATACTTTTAATGATCCTGGTTATATTAAAGTCGCTGACCGTGTAATTAAAAATGCTCAACACAATGGTTATGGGCGGATTAATATTGCCCAAATTCTCCAAAATTCCAGCAACATCGGGATGGTGCAAATTATTCAAAAAATGCGCCCCTCGGTTTACTACACCTGGTTAGAACGTCTGGGTTTAGGGCAACCTTTAGAAACTGATTTGCCTTTTGGAGTTAGCGGTTCACTAAAAAGTCAACCAAGATTTATTTCTTCACCTATTGAACCAGCCACTGCATCTTTTGGACAAGGTTTTTCGCTGACTCCTTTACAATTAGTACAACTGCACGGCGCTTTAGCTAATGGCGGAAAATTGGTCACACCCCATGTAGTTCGAGGATTAGTTGATAGCAATGGCAAAATGCACTATTCACCCACACTCCCTACGCCAAGGCAAATTTTTTCTGCTAAAACTGCCCAACAAGTTGTAGAAATGATGGAAACTGTGGTTTCGGAAGGTACTGGTAAACCTTCTAAAATTGCCGGATATCGCATTGGCGGGAAAACAGGTACAGCCCAAAAAGCTAGTCCCAACGGTGGCTATATCCCTGGTGCTAGAATCACCAGCTTTGTCGCAGTTTTGCCAGTGGAAGCCCCCCGCTATGTAATTTTGGCCATTGTCGATGAGCCGAAGGGCGAAAACGCCTATGGTTCGACTGTGGCTGCACCAATTGTCAAATCGGTGATGGAAACATTAATTCCTCTAGAACATCTACCACCACAACAGTTAAATTCCCCAGCAGAAACACCAAGATGA
- a CDS encoding outer membrane protein, with the protein MSNLKLFSTSLVAIALSLVTGCTTTPQQNQNTSEAPSGTTQPVQLTESPSPTAAPNNLSSSDRQFINEAAQGGLAEVQLGQLASQRAANNAVKQFGLRMVKDHTQVNTQLKQLAARKGVKLPTTLNRENQQLQQRLSKLSGANFDREYMTHMVQDHQKDVSAFQTEAQQGQDPDVKAFASQTLPTLEEHLQQARSIVNAGVNTGTSTSSPSPTNTP; encoded by the coding sequence ATGTCTAATTTAAAATTATTTTCTACTAGTTTAGTGGCGATCGCTTTATCTCTAGTCACTGGTTGTACAACAACTCCCCAACAAAATCAGAACACCTCTGAAGCTCCGTCTGGTACAACACAACCAGTACAGCTAACTGAGAGTCCATCGCCAACAGCAGCACCAAATAATCTAAGTTCTTCAGACAGACAGTTTATCAATGAAGCCGCGCAAGGTGGTTTAGCAGAAGTCCAACTAGGACAACTAGCATCACAACGCGCAGCTAACAATGCAGTAAAACAATTTGGGCTGCGTATGGTAAAAGATCATACGCAAGTGAATACTCAACTCAAACAGTTAGCAGCTCGAAAAGGTGTAAAACTACCAACTACTCTCAACAGAGAAAATCAGCAACTCCAGCAACGCTTATCTAAGCTTTCTGGTGCTAATTTTGACCGCGAATATATGACTCACATGGTTCAAGATCATCAAAAGGATGTTTCTGCATTTCAAACTGAAGCACAACAGGGGCAAGATCCAGATGTGAAGGCATTTGCCTCACAAACACTACCAACCCTTGAAGAACACTTACAACAGGCTCGTTCTATTGTTAATGCTGGTGTTAATACGGGAACTTCAACTAGTAGCCCAAGTCCGACTAATACACCTTAA
- a CDS encoding pentapeptide repeat-containing protein codes for MENHSDSDVLSPSNSTNQIQQDFGSNSGQAIAQMIGGMAIGQLTVYLSQVRTELETSQPPANKLGANPYQGLLAFRETDGDRFFGRDKQIEQLWQRFRELHDNESAVRVLPIYGPSGSGKSSLALAGLIPKLGAKPLPGSNQARLVVLVPGSHPLESLAAMLARVTTNDPTPVSKTREFAQELTQQNNHQEYDGLRRIADVFPDIVVSPLIVLVDQFEEVYTLCKDKAERDAFVGNLLCAAAEPSKRVSVILTLRSDFLGETQQHPRLNKLFSEQGFLVPIMQPEDLEAAIVRPAAQAGYQLNSAVVQLLVEQTEGREALPLLQFTLTRIWEGLQNDVDPAETLENIGGVGGALAEEAQRLYKSLNAEEQAIARRIFLALVQIGEGTKNTRRRAALSELIADEKEATTVRAIINRFAAPGVRFLATFFDEQSGEMIEVAHEVMIRNWGQLQEWLTECQEHLRKKRKIEQAAEDWIDKDKSQEYVLQGRPLRDAREFMQAQKDYRETALSSLAKDFVMASWRKQRSDRWKSIGFFIAFPLIGTLIINVTINLHWQFLYRAGEILNKQDCNPNSELQFLVQYMWLIGYKDNLQRRNFCGENLNGVYLPGADLSDSNLQNVRLNSANLQETFLLKSQLQGAWLVQANLRGSVMKSAQLQNSHLLGANLLGANLLGADLSGANLSGANLSGADFKNTTLTDADFRYSKGLTQEQISHAKVICRTKLPNNISINLIPEKINQKCAY; via the coding sequence ATGGAAAATCATTCAGATAGTGATGTACTTTCCCCTTCTAACTCCACTAATCAAATTCAGCAGGATTTTGGCAGTAATTCTGGACAAGCGATCGCGCAGATGATTGGTGGAATGGCCATCGGTCAACTCACAGTCTATCTTTCGCAAGTCCGAACTGAGTTAGAAACTTCCCAACCGCCTGCAAATAAGCTTGGTGCAAATCCCTATCAAGGTTTATTAGCATTTCGAGAAACGGATGGCGATCGCTTTTTCGGACGAGACAAGCAAATTGAGCAACTATGGCAGAGATTTCGTGAGTTGCATGACAATGAATCTGCGGTGCGGGTGCTACCTATATATGGCCCATCAGGTTCAGGAAAATCTTCACTAGCCTTAGCTGGGCTAATCCCTAAATTGGGGGCTAAACCATTACCAGGAAGTAATCAGGCGCGGTTGGTGGTACTCGTACCAGGAAGCCACCCCCTTGAGTCTCTCGCCGCTATGTTGGCGAGGGTTACAACTAATGATCCCACCCCAGTGAGTAAGACGCGGGAATTTGCCCAAGAACTTACCCAGCAAAACAATCATCAAGAATATGATGGCTTACGCCGCATTGCTGATGTCTTTCCTGATATTGTTGTCTCTCCCTTAATTGTTTTAGTCGATCAGTTTGAGGAAGTTTACACACTTTGTAAAGATAAAGCAGAACGGGATGCCTTTGTCGGAAACTTGCTGTGTGCAGCAGCAGAACCTTCAAAACGAGTATCTGTGATTTTGACATTACGGAGTGACTTTTTAGGCGAAACCCAACAACACCCACGCCTCAACAAACTCTTCTCAGAGCAAGGGTTTCTCGTGCCAATTATGCAGCCAGAAGATTTAGAAGCTGCTATTGTCAGACCAGCTGCACAAGCTGGATATCAGTTAAACAGTGCAGTTGTTCAACTTCTAGTAGAACAAACCGAAGGGCGAGAGGCTTTACCTTTATTACAGTTTACCCTGACGCGGATTTGGGAAGGCTTGCAAAACGATGTTGACCCAGCCGAAACTCTAGAAAATATTGGTGGTGTAGGTGGCGCACTGGCCGAAGAAGCACAACGCCTGTATAAATCTTTGAATGCGGAAGAGCAAGCGATCGCTCGACGGATTTTTCTTGCATTGGTACAAATAGGGGAAGGTACAAAAAACACACGTCGCCGTGCTGCTTTATCAGAACTGATTGCAGATGAAAAAGAAGCCACAACTGTTCGGGCTATTATTAATCGTTTTGCTGCGCCTGGAGTGCGTTTCTTAGCCACCTTCTTTGATGAACAGTCTGGTGAAATGATTGAAGTTGCCCATGAAGTGATGATTCGCAATTGGGGACAACTACAAGAATGGTTAACTGAATGCCAAGAACATCTTCGCAAGAAACGCAAAATCGAGCAAGCTGCGGAAGACTGGATAGATAAGGATAAATCTCAAGAATATGTTCTTCAAGGTCGTCCACTGCGCGATGCGAGAGAGTTTATGCAAGCCCAAAAAGATTATCGGGAAACTGCACTCTCAAGTTTGGCAAAGGATTTTGTGATGGCAAGTTGGAGGAAACAAAGAAGCGATCGTTGGAAAAGTATTGGATTTTTTATCGCTTTTCCATTAATAGGAACGCTGATCATTAATGTTACAATCAATTTACATTGGCAATTCCTTTACAGAGCAGGAGAGATACTAAATAAACAGGATTGTAACCCTAATTCTGAGCTTCAGTTTCTGGTTCAATATATGTGGTTGATAGGTTATAAGGACAACTTACAAAGAAGAAACTTTTGTGGGGAAAATCTGAATGGAGTTTATCTTCCAGGTGCTGATCTTTCTGATTCTAACTTACAGAATGTACGTCTTAATAGTGCTAACCTTCAGGAAACTTTTCTGCTAAAAAGTCAGTTACAAGGTGCTTGGCTTGTGCAGGCTAATCTCCGAGGTAGCGTTATGAAATCTGCACAGCTTCAAAATTCTCACCTTTTAGGAGCTAATCTTTTAGGAGCTAATCTTTTAGGAGCTGATCTTTCTGGAGCTAATCTTTCTGGAGCTAATCTTTCTGGAGCTGATTTCAAAAATACCACTCTGACAGATGCTGATTTTAGATATAGTAAAGGGCTTACTCAAGAACAAATCAGTCATGCTAAGGTTATTTGTCGAACTAAACTGCCTAATAATATTTCTATAAATCTCATCCCTGAGAAAATAAATCAAAAATGTGCATATTAA
- a CDS encoding putative peptidase, which translates to MSKEQQVQLPSKIYAEAIVRSVSGESLLNSSSRVTSENVAQFYAEPNRLNAAVQRLQTAGFEILDVGKTSISIAADAEVYERSLQTTLETVEVPVIKEIVGETTATFINALDDKPFGEIDTSQTSWDHLLDGIAINEPVFYFRPPTPAESPPETTTKYLRVPEDIAQGLNASVAHQQGITGRGVKVVMLDTGWYRHPFFNRYNYQVNVVLAPGASAPLADENGHGTGESANLLAVAPDVELTMVKADVFTAPGKVKNVNAVAAFKKAVALRPDIITCSWGCDLSDRKFSPFNQALAVAIADAVRRGIIVIFAAGNGQWSFPSQHPDVIAAGGVYLHLDGLLQGKLEASNYASSFISPIYPGRRVPDVCGLVGQRPYGAYIMLPVPPGSEKDQVRSLFDDGTKSSDGWAAFSGTSAAAPQLAGVCALMKQLDSGLSPAKVKEILQQTARDVVEGYGHPRTGGNRARAGPDLATGYGLADADAAIKAVKNTVLKMSLYDAELPLVNSQNSEIENWQNIPTITRSRTMSSDFPKLKAKLDEILWEIEQVLERAIKNREIEDVEIRISEINFVPRSVKAKLTSSLRKSLEDCWKTEAKNIRGQVIEVQKTLDVSKIDAKHISVAQGLIKFGKYQETALQVLTEALQSNDDAVRDAAIKALSECVSDISNFDSASKDDISEDKFGMYDDPGIRLCDHQGNKRCKYFYDNGKTTVECIDNGNTYTYDQYNPDKKCWK; encoded by the coding sequence ATGAGCAAGGAACAGCAGGTACAACTACCGTCGAAAATCTACGCTGAAGCGATTGTTCGTTCAGTCAGTGGGGAATCGTTGTTAAATTCTTCAAGCCGCGTCACTAGTGAGAATGTGGCTCAATTTTATGCGGAACCAAACCGACTTAATGCAGCAGTGCAACGCTTACAGACAGCAGGCTTTGAGATTTTAGATGTGGGAAAAACATCAATCAGTATAGCTGCCGATGCCGAGGTTTATGAGCGATCGCTCCAGACAACTCTAGAGACAGTGGAAGTTCCCGTAATCAAAGAGATAGTTGGAGAAACAACAGCTACATTTATCAATGCGCTCGATGATAAGCCCTTTGGTGAAATTGATACATCACAAACCAGTTGGGATCATCTATTAGACGGAATTGCCATCAATGAACCAGTTTTTTACTTTCGACCCCCGACTCCTGCGGAGTCTCCACCAGAAACAACTACAAAATATTTGCGTGTACCAGAAGACATAGCTCAAGGATTAAATGCCAGTGTAGCCCATCAACAAGGCATCACAGGTAGAGGTGTCAAGGTGGTCATGCTTGATACTGGGTGGTATCGTCATCCATTTTTTAACAGGTATAACTACCAAGTCAATGTTGTTCTTGCGCCTGGTGCATCGGCTCCTTTGGCAGATGAGAATGGTCATGGCACTGGGGAATCTGCCAATCTGCTGGCGGTGGCTCCTGATGTTGAGTTAACGATGGTTAAAGCTGATGTTTTCACAGCCCCAGGCAAAGTAAAGAACGTCAACGCTGTTGCTGCTTTTAAGAAAGCTGTTGCCCTACGACCAGATATTATTACTTGCAGTTGGGGCTGTGATCTGAGCGATCGCAAATTTTCTCCCTTTAATCAAGCCTTAGCTGTAGCCATTGCTGATGCCGTGCGTCGCGGAATTATCGTCATTTTCGCGGCGGGGAATGGTCAATGGAGCTTTCCATCTCAGCACCCAGATGTGATTGCAGCAGGAGGTGTTTATCTGCATCTAGATGGACTGTTGCAAGGCAAGTTAGAAGCAAGCAATTACGCCAGCAGTTTTATCAGTCCGATTTATCCAGGGCGAAGGGTTCCCGATGTCTGTGGGTTGGTTGGGCAGCGTCCCTATGGAGCCTATATTATGTTACCTGTTCCGCCTGGGAGCGAGAAAGATCAGGTACGTTCTTTATTTGATGATGGTACTAAATCTAGTGATGGCTGGGCTGCATTTAGCGGGACTTCAGCAGCAGCACCGCAGTTAGCTGGTGTTTGCGCCTTGATGAAACAGCTTGATTCTGGTTTATCTCCAGCAAAAGTCAAAGAAATTTTACAGCAAACAGCCCGCGATGTTGTGGAAGGTTATGGTCATCCAAGAACGGGAGGAAATCGGGCGCGTGCAGGCCCAGACTTAGCCACAGGTTACGGATTAGCTGATGCTGATGCTGCGATAAAAGCAGTGAAAAATACAGTCCTCAAGATGAGCTTGTATGACGCTGAATTACCGTTAGTCAATTCTCAGAATTCAGAAATAGAAAACTGGCAAAATATTCCCACAATCACAAGGAGCAGAACAATGTCTTCAGATTTTCCTAAACTCAAAGCAAAACTCGATGAAATATTGTGGGAAATTGAGCAGGTTCTAGAAAGGGCAATTAAAAATCGTGAGATTGAAGATGTTGAAATTAGAATTAGCGAAATAAATTTTGTGCCTCGTTCAGTAAAAGCGAAATTAACTTCTTCTCTGCGAAAATCTTTAGAAGATTGCTGGAAGACAGAAGCAAAAAACATCAGAGGTCAAGTAATAGAAGTGCAGAAAACATTGGATGTTTCTAAAATAGATGCTAAACATATTTCTGTAGCCCAAGGTTTAATCAAATTTGGTAAATATCAGGAAACAGCACTCCAAGTTTTAACTGAAGCTTTGCAGAGTAATGATGATGCTGTTAGAGATGCAGCTATCAAAGCTTTGTCAGAATGTGTTTCTGATATTAGTAATTTTGATAGTGCCAGCAAAGATGATATTTCTGAAGACAAATTTGGAATGTATGATGATCCAGGAATTAGGCTTTGCGATCATCAAGGAAATAAAAGATGTAAGTATTTTTATGATAACGGGAAAACTACTGTAGAATGTATTGACAATGGCAATACTTACACATACGATCAATATAATCCAGATAAAAAATGCTGGAAATAA
- the glgB gene encoding 1,4-alpha-glucan branching enzyme encodes MSIATIAQEQVNRIVWNQHHDPFEILGSHAIEQNGKKVWAVRAYLPNASAAWVIVPQERQEYPMQPVHHPHFFECTIETPELANYQLRIQEGEHERVTYDPYAFRSPGLTEFDLHLFAEGNHHRIYEKLGAHATEIDGVKGVYFAVWAPNARNVSLLGDFNLWDGRKHQMRKGSTGVWELFIPEIGVGAHYKYEIKNFEGHIYEKSDPFAFQQEPRPKTASIVTDLSSYQWNDEDWIEKRRHADPLTQPVSVYELHLGSWLHASSAEPPTLPNGETEPVVIVSELKPGARFLTYRELADRLIPYVKDLGYTHVELLPIAEHPFDGSWGYQVTGYYAPTSRFGSAEDFMYFVDQCHQNGIGVIVDWVPGHFPKDGHGLAFFDGTHLYEHADPRKGEHKEWGTLVFNYNRNEVRNFLAANALFWFDRYHIDGIRVDAVASMLYLDYCRKEGEWVTNQYGGRENLEAADFLRQVNHLIFSYFPGVLSIAEESTSWPMVSWPTYTGGLGFNLKWNMGWMHDMLDYFSMDPWFRQFHQNNITFSMWYNHSENFMLALSHDEVVHGKSNMIGKMPGDRWQKMANVRCLFTYMFAHPGKKTMFMSMEFGQWSEWNVWADLEWQLLQFEPHQQLKQFFKELNQLYRSEPSLYTQDFAREGFDWIDCSDNRHSVVSFIRRDKDSDNFIVVICNFTPQPHSHYRIGVPEKGFYTELFNSDARQYGGSNMGNLGGKWTDDWSMHNRPYSLDLCLPPLGVLMFKLDKEKTAEALGY; translated from the coding sequence ATGTCCATAGCCACGATCGCTCAGGAACAGGTTAACCGCATTGTTTGGAATCAACATCACGATCCGTTTGAAATACTCGGTTCTCATGCCATAGAACAAAATGGTAAAAAAGTATGGGCTGTACGCGCCTACTTACCAAACGCAAGTGCAGCCTGGGTAATCGTTCCCCAAGAACGCCAAGAATACCCAATGCAACCCGTACATCATCCCCATTTTTTTGAATGTACGATTGAAACCCCAGAACTCGCCAACTACCAGTTACGCATTCAAGAAGGGGAACATGAGCGAGTCACTTACGATCCCTACGCTTTTCGTTCTCCGGGCTTGACCGAATTTGACCTGCATTTATTTGCAGAAGGCAACCATCATAGAATTTATGAAAAATTAGGAGCGCACGCCACCGAAATCGACGGTGTGAAAGGTGTTTATTTTGCTGTTTGGGCCCCTAACGCCCGTAACGTTTCTTTGCTGGGAGATTTCAACCTGTGGGATGGACGCAAACATCAAATGCGTAAAGGCTCTACAGGGGTTTGGGAATTATTCATTCCCGAAATCGGGGTAGGGGCACATTACAAATATGAAATTAAAAATTTTGAAGGACACATTTACGAAAAATCTGATCCTTTTGCTTTTCAGCAAGAACCCCGCCCAAAAACAGCATCGATCGTTACTGATTTAAGTTCATATCAATGGAATGACGAAGACTGGATAGAAAAGCGTCGTCACGCTGATCCCTTAACCCAACCTGTCTCTGTTTACGAACTCCACTTAGGTTCTTGGTTACACGCTTCTAGTGCTGAACCACCTACACTGCCAAACGGTGAAACTGAGCCTGTAGTTATTGTTTCGGAACTCAAGCCAGGTGCGCGATTTTTAACTTATCGAGAATTAGCAGACCGACTTATCCCCTACGTTAAGGATTTGGGATATACCCATGTCGAACTATTACCCATTGCCGAACATCCTTTTGATGGGTCTTGGGGTTATCAAGTTACTGGTTATTATGCACCTACTTCCCGGTTTGGTAGTGCGGAAGATTTTATGTATTTTGTTGACCAATGTCATCAAAATGGGATTGGAGTAATTGTTGATTGGGTTCCTGGACACTTCCCCAAAGATGGACATGGTTTAGCTTTTTTTGATGGGACTCACTTATATGAACACGCAGACCCCCGCAAAGGTGAACATAAAGAGTGGGGAACTCTGGTTTTCAACTACAACCGCAACGAAGTCAGGAATTTCTTAGCCGCAAATGCCCTGTTTTGGTTCGATAGATATCACATAGATGGTATTCGTGTGGATGCTGTGGCTTCTATGCTATATCTCGACTATTGCCGTAAAGAGGGTGAATGGGTAACTAACCAATACGGTGGTCGAGAAAACTTAGAAGCGGCGGATTTTTTACGTCAAGTAAATCACCTAATTTTTAGTTATTTTCCAGGCGTGCTTTCCATTGCAGAAGAATCAACGTCTTGGCCAATGGTTTCTTGGCCAACCTACACAGGCGGTCTAGGTTTTAACTTGAAATGGAATATGGGTTGGATGCACGATATGCTGGATTACTTCAGCATGGATCCTTGGTTCCGCCAATTCCACCAAAATAACATCACCTTTAGTATGTGGTATAACCACAGCGAGAACTTCATGTTGGCCTTGTCTCACGATGAAGTGGTGCATGGTAAGAGCAACATGATTGGTAAAATGCCTGGTGATAGATGGCAGAAAATGGCCAATGTGCGTTGTTTATTTACCTATATGTTTGCTCACCCAGGTAAGAAAACCATGTTTATGAGCATGGAATTTGGACAATGGAGTGAGTGGAATGTCTGGGCTGATTTGGAATGGCAATTGCTACAATTTGAGCCACATCAACAATTAAAGCAATTCTTTAAAGAACTCAACCAACTCTACCGTTCTGAACCATCTTTATACACCCAAGATTTTGCCAGAGAAGGGTTTGACTGGATTGATTGTAGCGACAACCGTCACAGCGTGGTTTCCTTCATCCGCCGCGACAAAGATTCTGACAATTTTATCGTGGTGATTTGTAACTTTACACCCCAACCTCATTCGCATTACCGCATCGGTGTCCCAGAAAAAGGATTTTATACCGAGTTGTTTAATAGTGATGCTCGTCAGTATGGTGGTAGTAATATGGGCAACTTAGGTGGTAAGTGGACAGATGATTGGTCAATGCACAATCGTCCTTATTCTCTAGATTTGTGTCTACCACCTTTGGGTGTGCTGATGTTCAAATTGGATAAAGAGAAAACGGCTGAGGCTTTAGGTTATTAA
- a CDS encoding aromatic amino acid beta-eliminating lyase/threonine aldolase encodes MSNRPIYLDCHATTPVDERVLAAMLPYFTEKFGNPASINHVYGWEAEAAVKKTREILAAAINATPEEIVFTSGATEANNLAVKGIAEAYFQKGQHIITVATEHKAVLDPCEYLKSLGFEITILPVQKDGLIDLNQLETACRPETILVSVMTANNEIGVLQPLADIGKICRDRNIIFHTDAAQAIGKIPLDVQAMNIELMSLTAHKVYGPKGIGALYVRRRNPRVQLAPQQHGGGHERGMRSGTLYTPQIVGFGKAVEIALAEQATETARLTQLRESLWLQLSQLEGLHLNGHPTQRLAGNLNISVAGVDGAALSLGLQPIMAVSSGSACSSAVTAPSYVLTALGNSEQLAYASVRFGIGRFNTAEEIDIVAKCAIATIQSLRKQKTLV; translated from the coding sequence ATGTCTAATCGTCCGATTTATCTTGATTGTCATGCTACTACACCTGTAGATGAAAGAGTATTAGCAGCAATGTTGCCGTATTTCACCGAAAAATTTGGCAATCCTGCGAGTATTAATCATGTTTATGGTTGGGAAGCCGAAGCGGCTGTGAAAAAAACGCGAGAAATATTAGCAGCAGCAATTAACGCCACACCCGAAGAAATTGTCTTTACCAGCGGTGCAACAGAAGCGAATAATTTAGCCGTTAAAGGTATAGCAGAAGCTTACTTTCAAAAAGGTCAGCATATTATTACTGTTGCAACAGAACATAAAGCAGTTTTAGACCCTTGCGAGTATCTCAAAAGTCTGGGTTTTGAAATTACAATTTTGCCAGTTCAAAAAGATGGACTGATTGATTTAAATCAATTAGAAACAGCCTGTCGTCCAGAAACAATTTTGGTATCTGTGATGACGGCGAATAACGAAATTGGCGTATTGCAGCCTTTAGCAGACATTGGCAAAATTTGCCGCGATCGCAATATTATTTTCCATACAGATGCCGCCCAAGCTATTGGTAAAATACCTTTAGATGTGCAGGCAATGAACATCGAATTAATGTCGTTAACTGCTCATAAAGTATACGGGCCAAAAGGTATCGGTGCATTGTATGTCCGTAGACGCAACCCTAGAGTGCAACTTGCACCCCAGCAGCATGGCGGCGGACATGAAAGAGGAATGCGTTCGGGAACATTGTACACACCACAAATAGTTGGTTTTGGCAAAGCGGTAGAAATTGCTTTAGCAGAACAAGCAACAGAAACTGCACGCCTGACGCAATTAAGAGAAAGTTTATGGTTACAACTGTCGCAGTTAGAAGGACTTCACCTCAACGGACATCCCACCCAGCGGTTAGCAGGAAACCTGAATATCAGCGTGGCGGGAGTTGATGGTGCTGCACTTTCTTTAGGATTGCAACCAATCATGGCAGTGTCTTCCGGTTCGGCTTGTTCTTCGGCAGTTACCGCACCTTCTTATGTTCTCACAGCCTTGGGGAATTCTGAGCAACTAGCTTATGCTTCTGTGCGGTTTGGCATTGGCAGATTTAACACTGCCGAGGAAATTGATATAGTAGCCAAATGTGCGATCGCCACCATTCAAAGTTTACGCAAACAAAAAACCTTGGTGTAA